From Gemmatimonadaceae bacterium:
GTGCCGGTCCACACCGCGCCGGTGATGTGCTTGGCCGAGTCCGAGAGCACCTCGAGCTGCCAGCCCGGAACGTCCTCGAACGACGTCACGCGAACGCCGGCCGGGAACCGAATCTCGACGCGGGTCGTCGCGACCGTTTTCTCGTTCGGCACGCGAAGCACGTAACGCTCGAACGTCCCGGTCGTGGAGATCTTGGGGAAGACGACCGCATGCGCAAATGCGATCAACGGCCCGGCGAGAACGACCGTCGATGCCGCGACCGCCGCGAGCGCGACTTTCAAGGGAAGACGCATGATTCGAATCACGAATGTGTGAGCGTCGCGTGCGACGCCATCGAGGGAGGAGGAGGAGAGACGTACGCGAGCCAACCGCCGAGCAGTATTACCAGCACCATCACGACCACTTCGACACGAAGCGCGCGGCGAAACGCGTCGATTGCCGGCGTGCCCACGCCAGTCGAGATACGCGGCAGGCTCCGCGAACGATGGTACGCGCCGAATCCGACCAGCACGCACAGGCCGACCGCTTTCGCGATCGTGATCGCGCCGTACGCGGACGTGAACACGGCGCGCACCGACGGGAGGAACGCGATCGCCTGAACCGTTCCCGAGACCGCGACGAATACGACGGCCCACAATGCGACGACCGACACGCGCAGCGCCTCGCGTCGCATCGTGATCGAGTCGTCGCGCGTTACCGTGACGAGCCAGGTCAGCCCGCCGAGCCACGCGGCGCCGGCCAGCAGGTGTAGCGATTTGGCGGGAATCGCGACGACCGGATACATCGCGGCCGAGTGGCCCGCCCAACCGCTGACGACCAACGCCGTGACGGCGAACGCAAATGCCAGCCGAGGACGCCGCGCGAGCGCCGACGCCCAGAGAGAAAGCGCCGCGAGACCCACGCGCCATTCCTCGACGCGGGCGACGCCGCTGCGCAGCAGCGTCGTCGTCTCTTCGCCGCCGAGCCGGTGGGTCGCCGACGCGTTCAACAGCCACGCGACGAAGTGCAAGACGAACAACACAGCGGTGCTCACCGAGAGCCACGCGATCGCGCGCCGCACGCGCGCGGCGCCTGCGTGGTCGCGCAGGGGCGTCGGCGAGCCGAGCGTCGCAAAGCCGAGAAGTCCGGTCAGCGCCATGAGCAACGCGAGCGCCGCACCGCGCAACACGGCCGGCACGACCGGCGCGCCGACGATGGACGGCCCCCAGACCGGCGAAGCGGCCGTCGTCGTATCAGCCGTTAACGGCGGCGCCGCTTGCGATCCCGCTCCGACCCAAAACGCGTAGCTGCCCTCCACCGGGTGACCGTCGGCGGACACGACGCGCCACCGTACGCGATACGCACCGGCCGCGAGTTGCTCGACCGTGCCGATGAGGGCGCGCACGTCGTGGGGATCGCCACGCACGGCGAGCTGGCGCGCAGTGCCGTCGCTCGCGATGAGCGACAGCCGAGCCAATGTCGGATCGATTTCTTCACTGAAGACGAGACGCACTCGCGCCGGGCCCGAATTCAAGTGGGCGTTGGCCGCGGGCTCGGCGCCCAC
This genomic window contains:
- a CDS encoding DUF1775 domain-containing protein, which codes for MRLPLKVALAAVAASTVVLAGPLIAFAHAVVFPKISTTGTFERYVLRVPNEKTVATTRVEIRFPAGVRVTSFEDVPGWQLEVLSDSAKHITGAVWTGTLAPQRFVEFPFSAANPKTEAQVAWPTLQTYADGEVVEWTGPEGSKRPASSTSIRTAAESATGSGGGVAGTSLVSWAALALALIATGLALRPRTQA
- a CDS encoding copper resistance protein CopC, whose translation is MRAVRRGLRAFGVAIALLLVLRAVAQAHAMLVGAEPAANAHLNSGPARVRLVFSEEIDPTLARLSLIASDGTARQLAVRGDPHDVRALIGTVEQLAAGAYRVRWRVVSADGHPVEGSYAFWVGAGSQAAPPLTADTTTAASPVWGPSIVGAPVVPAVLRGAALALLMALTGLLGFATLGSPTPLRDHAGAARVRRAIAWLSVSTAVLFVLHFVAWLLNASATHRLGGEETTTLLRSGVARVEEWRVGLAALSLWASALARRPRLAFAFAVTALVVSGWAGHSAAMYPVVAIPAKSLHLLAGAAWLGGLTWLVTVTRDDSITMRREALRVSVVALWAVVFVAVSGTVQAIAFLPSVRAVFTSAYGAITIAKAVGLCVLVGFGAYHRSRSLPRISTGVGTPAIDAFRRALRVEVVVMVLVILLGGWLAYVSPPPPSMASHATLTHS